In the Drosophila biarmipes strain raj3 chromosome X, RU_DBia_V1.1, whole genome shotgun sequence genome, one interval contains:
- the LOC108033209 gene encoding vanin-like protein 1, with protein MKGIQLTVVLLASFFTSSYQLSKPEDATYWAAVVEHKEAEGDSPRQRTNSASVSFQKIIKEVDEVDIIVFPEHLLNSRSTATFVPHESQNITPCYQADYELFLIEISCAARSRSLYVVINVVEKELCANGAGSDTFGPCPSTGVRYFNTNVVFDRRGRVISRYRKGHLWRHEYAETSVLRSPDISTFDTDFGVTFGHFICFDMLFYEPAVQLVRELNITDIVYPTYWFSELPFLGAVQLQEGWAFGNDVNLLAADASQPGGKTTGSGIYAGRGGRLVAEIFEEPTTKLMISEVPKRSRGQLAPTFTPVFTPQLKTQRVTGVATFRDYNVDIFESELLPEDFLSLERQLCHGSFCCSFAVERKETTASAGEVTSTDPRTYRYRIAAYWGNQTTVIRVDRTEQAVCALFACTDAHISTCGYIFPADQEVINKHHFTKLNIAGDFPAAPRGRRLIMPSTLNALFLPVAVSDFDWTESPEAGTNPDKPTSVALSLAKSQNDLLTFAIWANYFTDLPSTHNLDHMQPNDTSPSASGAFGMFASSGLWVLTCLFLITTRNI; from the exons ATGAAGGGCATTCAATTGACTGTTGTGCTTCTGGCTAGCTTTTTTACTAGTTCTTACCAG CTCTCCAAGCCCGAGGATGCAACCTATTGGGCAGCGGTGGTAGAACACAAGGAAGCGGAGGGCGATTCTCCCCGGCAACGCACCAATTCCGCGTCAGTATCCTTTCAGAAGATCATCAAGGAGGTCGACGAAGTGGACATCATCGTATTTCCCGAGCATCTTCTAAACAGTCGGAGCACAGCCACCTTTGTGCCCCACGAGTCCCAGAACATTACGCCCTGCTACCAAGCGGACTACGAGCTGTTTCTAATCGAGATATCCTGCGCGGCGAGATCCAGGTCTCTCTATGTGGTCATAAATGTGGTGGAGAAAGAACTATGTGCCAACGGAGCCGGATCCGACACCTTCGGCCCGTGTCCCTCGACGGGAGTTCGGTACTTCAACACCAATGTGGTCTTCGACCGAAGGGGCAGGGTAATCTCGCGGTACCGGAAAGGTCACCTGTGGCGTCACGAGTACGCGGAGACATCGGTGCTCCGTTCGCCCGATATATCCACCTTTGACACAGACTTCGGCGTAACCTTTGGCCACTTCATATGCTTCGATATGTTGTTCTATGAGCCGGCAGTGCAGCTGGTGAGGGAACTGAACATCACGGATATTGTTTATCCCACTTACTGGTTTTCGGAACTGCCCTTCCTGGGAGCGGTGCAACTCCAAGAGGGCTGGGCCTTCGGCAATGATGTGAATCTTCTGGCTGCAGATGCCAGTCAACCCGGTGGAAAGACCACTGGATCCGGGATATATGCCGGTCGGGGTGGAAGACTTGTGGCGGAGATTTTCGAGGAGCCCACAACCAAATTGATGATATCGGAGGTCCCGAAGAGAAGCCGTGGCCAACTGGCGCCCACTTTCACACCCGTCTTCACTCCCCAATTGAAAACCCAAAGAGTCACTGGAGTGGCCACCTTCAGGGACTACAACGTGGATATATTCGAGAGCGAGCTCTTGCCGGAGGATTTCCTGAGCTTGGAAAGGCAGTTGTGCCACGGCAGCTTTTGCTGCTCCTTTGCCGTCGAACGGAAGGAGACCACAGCCAGCGCAGGGGAGGTCACCTCCACCGATCCCAGGACCTATCGCTATAGGATAGCCGCCTATTGGGGCAATCAAACGACCGTGATTCGAGTGGACCGCACCGAGCAGGCCGTTTGTGCTCTGTTCGCTTGCACGGATGCGCACATCAGTACTTGCGGCTACATATTCCCCGCAGACCAGGAGGTCATCAATAAGCACCATTTCACCAAGCTGAACATCGCTGGCGACTTCCCAGCCGCTCCTCGGGGTCGTCGACTTATCATGCCCAGCACCCTGAACGCCCTCTTCCTGCCCGTCGCTGTTTCGGATTTCGATTGGACTGAGTCACCAGAGGCGGGGACCAATCCGGACAAGCCTACATCTGTGGCTCTAAGCCTAGCGAAGTCGCAAAACGACCTGCTGACCTTTGCCATTTGGGCCAACTATTTCACCGACTTGCCCAGCACCCACAACTTGGATCACATGCAACCGAATGACACAAGTCCCTCGGCTTCCGGTGCCTTTGGGATGTTTGCTTCCAGTGGTTTGTGGGTCCTAACCTGCCTGTTCCTTATAACTActagaaatatataa
- the LOC108033211 gene encoding myosin regulatory light chain sqh: protein MSSRKTAGRRATTKKRAQRATSNVFAMFDQAQIAEFKEAFNMIDQNRDGFVEKEDLHDMLASLGKNPTDDYLDGMMNEAPGPINFTMFLTLFGERLQGTDPEDVIKNAFGCFDEENMGVLPEDRLRELLTTMGDRFTDEDVDEMYREAPIKNGLFDYLEFTRILKHGAKDKDEQ from the exons ATGTCGTCCCGCAAGACCGCCGGTCGTCGTGCCACCACCAAGAAGCGCGCCCAGCGCGCCACCTCCAATGTCTTCGCCATGTTCGACCAGGCGCAGATCGCCGAGTTCAAGGAGGCCTTCAACATGATCGACCAGAACCGCGATGGCTTCGTGGAGAAGGAGGACCTGCACGACATGCTGGCCTCGCTGGGCAAGAACCCAACGGACGACTACCTCGATGGCATGATGAACGAGGCGCCCGGCCCCATCAACTTCACCATGTTCCTCACGCTGTTCGGTGAGCGACTGCAGGGCACCGACCCCGAGGATGTGATCAAGAACGCCTTCGGCTGCTTTGACGAGGAGAACATGGGCGTCCTGCCCGAGGACCGCTTGAGGGAGCTGCTGACCACCATGGGCGATCGGTTCACAGATGAGGAT GTGGACGAGATGTATCGCGAAGCGCCCATCAAAAACGGCCTGTTCGACTACCTGGAATTCACGCGCATCCTCAAGCACGGTGCCAAGGACAAGGATGAGCAGTAA
- the LOC108033195 gene encoding UDP-xylose and UDP-N-acetylglucosamine transporter, which produces MAFNLKALLGMLFVFIGCCSNVVFLELIIQIDPGAGNLITFAQFLFIALEGLVFTSKFFTVRPKIGLKDYVILVALFFGANVCNNYAFNFNIPMPLHMIFRSGSLMANMIMGIVLLKKRYNLRQYSSVAMITAGIILCTLVSSGDVKDNTHHSLKVETSYSDFFWWSVGIALLTVALLVTAYMGIYQEVIYKKYGKHPSEALFFTHMLPLPGFLIMAGNIVQHFGIAWSSEPVAVPLLGAIGLEWKFPLMLFYLLCNVVTQYVCISAVYVLTTECASLTVTLVVTLRKFVSLLFSIIYFRNPFTLNHWVGTILVFFGTILFANVINQVKDAYRARSSGKGRFDTAPLAKKVE; this is translated from the coding sequence ATGGCTTTTAATCTGAAGGCCCTTCTGGGCATGCTGTTCGTGTTTATCGGATGCTGCAGCAACGTGGTCTTCCTGGAGCTGATCATCCAGATCGACCCGGGAGCCGGAAACCTGATCACCTTCGCCCAGTTCCTGTTCATCGCGCTAGAGGGACTCGTCTTCACATCCAAGTTCTTTACGGTGCGTCCGAAGATCGGGCTCAAGGACTATGTCATACTCGTGGCCCTGTTCTTTGGGGCGAATGTGTGCAACAACTATGCGTTCAACTTTAATATCCCCATGCCGCTGCACATGATCTTCCGCAGCGGATCGCTGATGGCCAACATGATCATGGGCATTGTGCTGCTGAAGAAGCGCTACAACCTGCGGCAGTACAGCTCGGTGGCCATGATAACGGCGGGCATTATACTGTGCACTCTGGTTTCCAGCGGCGACGTCAAGGATAATACGCATCACAGCCTCAAAGTGGAAACCTCCTACTCGGACTTCTTCTGGTGGTCGGTGGGCATTGCTCTGCTGACGGTCGCCCTACTGGTCACCGCCTACATGGGCATCTACCAAGAGGTGATCTACAAGAAGTACGGCAAGCACCCCAGTGAGGCGCTGTTCTTCACGCACATGCTGCCCCTTCCCGGATTCCTGATAATGGCGGGGAACATAGTCCAGCACTTCGGCATTGCGTGGTCATCGGAGCCGGTGGCTGTGCCCCTGCTAGGAGCCATCGGGCTGGAGTGGAAGTTCCCGCTGATGTTGTTCTATCTGCTCTGCAACGTCGTCACCCAGTACGTTTGCATCAGCGCCGTCTACGTCCTGACCACCGAGTGCGCCTCGCTGACCGTCACCCTGGTGGTCACCCTGCGCAAGTTCGTTTCGCTGCTGTTCTCCATCATCTACTTCCGGAATCCCTTCACCCTGAACCACTGGGTGGGCACCATTCTGGTCTTCTTCGGCACCATACTCTTTGCCAATGTGATCAACCAGGTGAAGGATGCCTATCGGGCCAGATCGAGCGGGAAGGGCCGTTTCGACACGGCTCCGCTGGCCAAGAAAGTGGAGTAA